One window of Xanthomonas sp. 10-10 genomic DNA carries:
- the crcB gene encoding fluoride efflux transporter CrcB produces MNAPVWWQQLLLAMTGGALGSGLRFAIGASLLQRFGTGFPWGTLAVNLLGSFVAGVLLVWLDARGPSSWPLRALLIVGVIGGLTTFSSLMMECLVFARTDRSTMIGVYLAMTLVAGLVLVFAGARTGQWLVTR; encoded by the coding sequence ATGAATGCACCGGTGTGGTGGCAACAGCTGTTGCTGGCGATGACTGGCGGTGCACTGGGTTCCGGTTTGCGTTTTGCCATTGGCGCGTCGTTGTTGCAGCGCTTCGGTACCGGTTTTCCGTGGGGAACGCTGGCGGTGAATCTGCTCGGCTCGTTCGTCGCCGGCGTACTGCTGGTCTGGCTGGATGCGCGCGGACCATCGAGCTGGCCGCTGCGGGCCCTGTTGATCGTCGGCGTGATCGGCGGGCTGACCACGTTTTCATCGCTGATGATGGAGTGCCTGGTGTTTGCGCGCACCGATCGGTCCACGATGATCGGCGTGTATCTGGCAATGACGCTGGTGGCCGGGCTGGTGCTGGTGTTTGCGGGTGCGCGGACAGGCCAGTGGCTGGTGACGCGCTAG
- a CDS encoding acetyl-CoA C-acyltransferase codes for MSKQIQEAYIVAATRTPVGKAPKGVFRNTRPDDMLAHVLRAVVAQAPGIDLSRIDDAIIGCAMPEGEQGMNVARIGVLLAGLPNTVAGQTINRFCSSGIQAVAMAADQIRLGNADLMLAGGTESMSMVPMMGNKVAMSPSVFADDHVAIAYGMGITAEKVAEEWKVSREDQDAFALASHQKAIAAIAAGEFRDEITPYEIHSHQPDLAGNVIALRKRLVDTDEGPRPDSSLEGLAKLRPVFRNGQFGGSVTAGNSSQMSDGAGAVLLASEQAIKDYGLTPLARFVSFSVAGVRPEVMGIGPIAAIPKALKQAGLTKDQLDWIELNEAFAAQALAVIRDSELDPSKVNPLGGAIALGHPLGATGAIRAATLVHGLRRRQQKYGMVTMCIGTGMGAAGIIEAL; via the coding sequence ATGAGCAAGCAGATTCAAGAAGCCTACATCGTTGCCGCCACCCGTACCCCGGTCGGCAAGGCGCCGAAGGGCGTGTTCCGCAACACCCGTCCCGACGACATGCTGGCGCACGTGCTGCGCGCGGTGGTCGCGCAGGCGCCGGGCATCGATCTGTCGCGCATCGACGACGCCATCATCGGCTGCGCGATGCCGGAGGGCGAGCAAGGCATGAACGTGGCGCGCATCGGCGTGCTGCTCGCCGGCCTGCCCAACACCGTCGCCGGCCAGACCATCAATCGCTTCTGTTCGTCCGGCATCCAGGCCGTGGCGATGGCCGCCGACCAGATCCGCCTGGGCAATGCCGACCTCATGCTGGCCGGCGGTACCGAGTCGATGTCGATGGTGCCGATGATGGGCAACAAGGTCGCCATGTCGCCGAGCGTATTCGCCGACGACCATGTGGCCATTGCCTATGGCATGGGCATCACCGCCGAGAAAGTGGCCGAGGAGTGGAAGGTCTCGCGCGAGGATCAGGATGCGTTTGCGCTGGCCTCGCACCAGAAGGCCATCGCGGCGATCGCGGCGGGCGAGTTCCGCGACGAGATCACCCCGTACGAGATCCATTCGCACCAGCCCGACCTCGCCGGCAATGTCATTGCACTGCGCAAGCGGCTGGTCGACACCGATGAAGGCCCGCGTCCGGACAGTTCCCTGGAAGGCCTGGCCAAGCTGCGCCCGGTGTTCCGTAACGGGCAGTTCGGCGGCAGCGTCACCGCAGGCAATTCCTCGCAGATGAGCGATGGCGCCGGAGCGGTACTGCTGGCCTCCGAGCAGGCGATCAAGGATTACGGCTTGACCCCGCTGGCGCGTTTTGTCAGCTTCTCGGTCGCCGGCGTGCGCCCGGAAGTGATGGGTATCGGCCCGATCGCCGCAATTCCCAAGGCGCTCAAGCAGGCCGGCCTGACCAAGGACCAACTCGACTGGATCGAGCTCAACGAAGCCTTCGCCGCGCAGGCCTTGGCGGTGATCCGCGACAGCGAACTGGACCCGTCCAAGGTCAATCCGCTGGGCGGCGCGATTGCACTGGGCCATCCGCTGGGCGCGACCGGCGCGATCCGTGCCGCCACCCTGGTGCACGGCCTGCGTCGCCGTCAGCAGAAGTACGGCATGGTCACCATGTGCATCGGCACCGGCATGGGCGCGGCAGGCATCATCGAAGCGTTGTAA
- a CDS encoding 3-hydroxyacyl-CoA dehydrogenase/enoyl-CoA hydratase family protein, which yields MSNPLLVRRAAVLGAGVMGAQIAAHLTNAGVDTVLFDLPAKEGPADGIVLKAIANLGKLSPAPLASKALAEAITPANYESGLEQLRDCDLIIEAIAERMDWKQDLYKKIAPFVSEHAVLASNTSGLGINKLSDVLPEQLRHRFCGVHFFNPPRYMHLAELIPAKGTDKAVLEGLESFLVTTLGKGVVYAKDTPNFIGNRIGVFSILSTIHHTQQFGLGFDEVDGLTGPLVGRPKSATYRTSDVVGLDTMAHVIKTMGDTLPDDPWHQYFKSPKWLDALIAKGALGQKVGAGIFRKVGKDIVVLDLEKQDYRAADRTAAPEVVEILKIKNPAEKFAKLRESQHPQAQFLWATFRDLFHYSAYHLADIAETARDVDLAIRWGYGWSLGPFETWQAAGWKQVAQWIAEDISNGKSMSSAPLPNWVFDGRDGVHGAEGSYSPARDAKLPRSALPVYKRQRFPDPLLGEQFSPGETVFENDGVRMWHDGDDIAVVSFKTKMNTVSDHVLNGLQEVVGRAEKDFAGLVIWQQKEPFSAGADLAGALGLLQAGKVDAFEALVANFQATSQRIKYAQVPVISAVRGLALGGGCEFQMHSAKTVASLESYIGLVEAGVGLLPAGGGLKEIAARASVAAGPGGDVFAELKKTFETVAMAKVSNSAVNAQELGLLRTTDKIVFNSYEALHIAKAEARALAEGGYRAPLPARRIQVAGDVGIATFKMLLVNMLEGRFISEYDYEIATRIATVMCGGEVDRGALVDEEWLLKLERKHFVELAQQEKTQARIGHMLKTGKPLRN from the coding sequence ATGTCCAATCCGTTGCTAGTTCGTCGCGCCGCCGTGCTCGGTGCCGGCGTCATGGGCGCGCAGATCGCCGCGCACCTCACCAATGCCGGCGTCGACACCGTGCTGTTCGACCTACCTGCCAAGGAAGGTCCCGCCGACGGCATCGTGCTCAAGGCCATCGCCAATCTCGGCAAACTCAGCCCCGCCCCGCTCGCCAGCAAGGCGCTGGCCGAGGCGATCACCCCGGCCAACTACGAGAGCGGCCTGGAACAGCTGCGCGACTGCGACCTGATCATCGAGGCGATCGCCGAGCGCATGGACTGGAAGCAGGACCTGTACAAGAAGATCGCCCCGTTCGTGTCCGAGCATGCGGTGCTGGCGTCCAACACCTCGGGCCTGGGCATCAACAAGCTCTCCGACGTGCTGCCGGAGCAGTTGCGCCATCGCTTCTGCGGCGTGCATTTCTTCAACCCGCCGCGCTACATGCACCTGGCCGAGCTGATCCCGGCCAAGGGCACCGACAAGGCCGTGCTCGAAGGACTGGAGAGTTTCCTGGTCACCACGCTGGGCAAGGGCGTGGTGTATGCGAAGGACACCCCGAACTTCATCGGCAACCGCATCGGCGTGTTCTCGATCCTGTCCACCATCCATCACACCCAGCAATTCGGCCTGGGTTTTGATGAAGTGGATGGCCTGACCGGCCCGCTGGTCGGCCGCCCGAAGTCGGCGACCTACCGCACCTCCGACGTGGTCGGCCTGGACACCATGGCGCACGTGATCAAGACCATGGGCGACACCCTGCCCGACGATCCTTGGCACCAGTATTTCAAGTCGCCGAAGTGGCTGGACGCGCTGATCGCCAAGGGGGCGCTGGGCCAGAAGGTCGGCGCCGGCATCTTCCGCAAGGTGGGCAAGGACATCGTGGTGCTGGACCTGGAAAAGCAGGATTACCGCGCCGCCGATCGCACTGCCGCACCCGAGGTGGTGGAGATCCTCAAGATCAAGAACCCGGCCGAAAAGTTCGCCAAGCTGCGCGAAAGCCAGCACCCGCAGGCGCAGTTCCTGTGGGCCACGTTCCGCGACCTGTTCCACTACAGCGCTTATCACCTGGCCGATATCGCCGAGACCGCGCGCGATGTGGACCTGGCGATCCGCTGGGGCTACGGCTGGTCGCTCGGCCCGTTCGAGACCTGGCAGGCCGCCGGCTGGAAGCAGGTGGCGCAGTGGATTGCCGAAGACATCTCCAACGGCAAGAGCATGAGCAGCGCACCGTTGCCGAACTGGGTCTTCGACGGTCGCGACGGCGTGCATGGTGCCGAAGGCTCCTACAGCCCTGCGCGCGACGCCAAGCTGCCGCGTTCGGCGCTGCCGGTGTACAAGCGCCAGCGCTTCCCCGATCCGCTGCTGGGCGAGCAGTTCTCGCCGGGCGAGACGGTGTTCGAAAACGACGGCGTGCGCATGTGGCATGACGGCGACGACATCGCCGTGGTCAGCTTCAAGACCAAGATGAACACCGTGTCCGACCATGTTCTCAATGGTCTGCAGGAAGTGGTGGGTCGTGCGGAGAAGGACTTCGCCGGCCTGGTGATCTGGCAGCAGAAGGAGCCCTTCTCCGCCGGTGCCGATCTGGCCGGTGCGCTGGGTCTGCTGCAGGCCGGCAAGGTCGATGCGTTCGAAGCGCTGGTCGCCAACTTCCAGGCCACCAGCCAGCGCATCAAGTATGCGCAGGTGCCGGTGATTTCGGCCGTGCGCGGGCTGGCGCTGGGTGGCGGTTGCGAGTTCCAGATGCATAGCGCCAAGACCGTGGCCTCGCTGGAAAGCTATATCGGCCTGGTCGAAGCCGGCGTCGGCCTGCTGCCGGCCGGTGGTGGCCTGAAGGAGATCGCGGCGCGTGCCTCGGTGGCGGCAGGTCCGGGCGGCGATGTGTTCGCCGAGCTGAAGAAGACCTTCGAAACCGTCGCGATGGCCAAGGTCTCCAACTCGGCGGTCAACGCCCAGGAGCTGGGCCTGCTGCGCACCACCGACAAGATCGTCTTCAACAGCTACGAGGCACTGCACATCGCCAAGGCCGAAGCGCGCGCACTGGCCGAAGGCGGCTACCGCGCGCCGTTGCCGGCACGCCGCATCCAGGTCGCCGGCGACGTCGGCATCGCCACCTTCAAGATGCTGCTGGTCAACATGCTGGAAGGCCGTTTCATCAGCGAATACGACTACGAAATCGCCACCCGCATCGCCACGGTGATGTGCGGCGGCGAGGTCGATCGCGGCGCGCTGGTGGACGAAGAATGGCTGCTCAAGCTGGAGCGCAAGCACTTTGTCGAACTGGCCCAGCAGGAAAAGACCCAGGCGCGGATTGGGCACATGCTCAAGACGGGTAAGCCGTTGCGGAACTGA
- a CDS encoding TetR family transcriptional regulator: MPKPAHFSTKDRILGAAEELFAQHGFAGTSLRQLTTQADVNIAAVNYHFGSKENLVNEVFRRRMDEMTAARLQQLEAAKKSQPGELTAVLAAFVEPALAMAQDRQNGGAFVRVIARAYAEKNDNLRKFLSDHYGHVLREFGKAIAGCVPGLSKEELYWRLDFLAGALTYAMADFGLIKRPAGVSEADHRARAARELIRFAEPGFRTHSTP; this comes from the coding sequence ATGCCCAAGCCCGCCCACTTCTCCACCAAGGACCGCATTCTCGGCGCGGCCGAGGAGCTGTTCGCCCAGCATGGGTTTGCCGGCACTTCGCTGCGGCAGCTGACCACCCAGGCCGACGTCAACATCGCCGCGGTCAACTACCACTTCGGCTCCAAGGAAAACCTGGTCAACGAGGTGTTCCGCCGTCGCATGGACGAAATGACCGCCGCGCGACTGCAACAGCTGGAGGCGGCGAAAAAATCCCAGCCCGGCGAGCTCACCGCGGTGCTGGCCGCATTCGTCGAGCCGGCCCTGGCGATGGCGCAGGACCGCCAGAACGGCGGCGCCTTCGTGCGTGTGATCGCCCGGGCCTATGCGGAAAAGAACGACAACCTGCGCAAGTTCCTGTCCGACCATTACGGCCATGTCCTGCGCGAATTCGGCAAGGCCATTGCCGGTTGCGTGCCGGGCCTGAGCAAGGAAGAGCTGTACTGGCGGCTGGACTTTCTGGCCGGTGCGCTCACCTACGCGATGGCCGATTTCGGGCTGATCAAGCGCCCGGCAGGGGTCAGCGAGGCCGACCACCGTGCGCGGGCCGCGCGCGAACTCATTCGTTTCGCGGAACCCGGTTTCCGCACTCATTCCACACCGTAA
- the ndk gene encoding nucleoside-diphosphate kinase → MALERTLSIIKPDAVAKNVIGEIYSRFEKAGLKVVAAKYKQLSRREAEGFYAVHRERPFFNALVEFMISGPVMIQALEGENAVAAHRDLLGATNPKDAAPGTIRADFADSIDANAAHGSDSVENAANEVAYFFAATEVVSR, encoded by the coding sequence ATGGCGCTGGAGCGCACCCTGTCCATCATCAAGCCTGATGCCGTCGCTAAGAACGTCATCGGCGAAATCTACAGCCGCTTCGAGAAGGCTGGCCTGAAAGTGGTGGCCGCCAAATACAAGCAGCTGTCGCGCCGGGAAGCCGAAGGCTTCTATGCCGTCCACCGCGAGCGTCCGTTCTTCAATGCGCTGGTCGAATTCATGATCTCCGGCCCAGTGATGATCCAGGCGCTGGAAGGCGAGAACGCCGTTGCCGCGCATCGCGACCTGCTGGGCGCGACCAATCCCAAGGACGCTGCGCCGGGCACCATCCGTGCCGACTTCGCCGACTCGATCGATGCCAATGCCGCCCACGGCTCGGATTCGGTTGAGAACGCTGCCAATGAAGTCGCCTATTTCTTCGCCGCAACAGAAGTGGTCTCGCGCTGA
- the rlmN gene encoding 23S rRNA (adenine(2503)-C(2))-methyltransferase RlmN encodes MIPSVLQDVPVRTPELRKQNLLDLDREGLERFFADTLGEARYRAHQVMKWIHHRYVTDFDQMTDLGKALRAKLHQHAEVLVPNVVFDKPSTDGTHKWLLAMGTDGKNAIETVYIPDKGRGTLCVSSQVGCGLNCTFCSTATQGFNRNLTTAEIIGQVWVAARHLGNVPHQQRRLTNVVMMGMGEPLMNFDNVVRAMSVMRDDLGYGLASKRVTLSTSGLVPMIDRLSTESDVSLAVSLHAANDTLRESLVPLNKKYPIAELMKSCARYLRGSKKRDSVTFEYTLMKGINDQPEHARQLARLMRQFDNAVQSKDAGKVNLIPFNPFPGTRYERSGETEIRAFQKILLDAQVLTMVRRTRGDDIDAACGQLKGQVMDRTRRQAEFRRTLEGQADRDAAA; translated from the coding sequence GTGATCCCCTCCGTGTTGCAGGACGTTCCTGTCCGTACCCCGGAACTGCGCAAGCAGAACCTGCTCGACCTCGATCGCGAGGGACTGGAGCGCTTCTTCGCCGACACGCTCGGCGAAGCACGCTACCGTGCCCATCAGGTGATGAAGTGGATTCACCACCGCTACGTCACCGATTTCGACCAGATGACCGACCTCGGCAAGGCGTTGCGTGCGAAGTTGCACCAGCATGCCGAGGTGCTGGTTCCCAATGTCGTGTTCGACAAGCCGTCCACCGACGGTACCCACAAATGGCTGCTGGCCATGGGCACCGACGGCAAGAACGCCATCGAAACGGTCTACATCCCCGACAAGGGCCGCGGCACGCTGTGCGTGTCGTCCCAGGTCGGTTGCGGGTTGAACTGCACGTTCTGTTCGACCGCCACCCAGGGCTTCAATCGCAACCTCACCACCGCCGAAATCATCGGGCAGGTATGGGTTGCTGCGCGCCATCTGGGCAACGTGCCGCACCAGCAACGCCGCCTCACCAATGTGGTGATGATGGGCATGGGCGAGCCGTTGATGAATTTCGACAACGTCGTGCGCGCGATGAGCGTGATGCGCGACGATCTGGGCTACGGCCTGGCCAGCAAGCGGGTGACGCTGTCGACCTCCGGCCTGGTGCCGATGATCGACCGGCTTTCCACCGAAAGCGATGTCTCGCTGGCGGTCTCGTTGCACGCCGCCAATGACACGCTGCGCGAGAGCCTGGTGCCGCTGAACAAGAAGTACCCGATCGCCGAGTTGATGAAATCCTGCGCGCGCTACCTGCGTGGCAGCAAAAAGCGCGACTCGGTGACCTTCGAATACACCTTGATGAAGGGCATCAACGACCAGCCGGAGCACGCACGCCAGCTGGCCAGATTGATGCGTCAGTTCGACAATGCGGTGCAGTCCAAGGATGCCGGCAAGGTCAACCTGATTCCGTTCAATCCCTTCCCCGGCACGCGCTACGAGCGTTCCGGAGAGACGGAGATCCGCGCATTCCAGAAGATTCTGCTCGACGCGCAGGTGCTGACGATGGTTCGCCGTACGCGGGGCGACGACATCGATGCGGCATGCGGGCAGCTCAAGGGGCAGGTCATGGACCGTACCCGTCGCCAGGCGGAATTCCGCCGCACATTGGAAGGGCAGGCCGATCGAGATGCGGCAGCGTGA
- a CDS encoding tetratricopeptide repeat protein, which produces MAAVAIALCAAGCGGRNAKPGKIRSVEQVAPTYDFRDSSATRDRLALEQKLGLANNRLQSGDYAAAEQLVRDVLKKTPNSIDALMFLGVIQQGQGSPAAGETYRRTAELAPQRGDVLNNYGAWLCANGQAGESLGWFDRALQDSSYAPAPALANAGGCALQAGQRERALRDLRKALELEPSNAYALESMARYEVGQKTYFEARAFIERRLAAAPVTASVLQLAIQIEQGLGDKVAASRYQQRLVKEFPDAATANPGANAL; this is translated from the coding sequence ATGGCCGCCGTGGCGATCGCGCTGTGCGCGGCCGGCTGCGGTGGTCGCAATGCCAAGCCGGGCAAGATCAGAAGCGTGGAGCAGGTTGCGCCCACCTACGATTTTCGCGACAGTTCGGCCACGCGCGACCGGCTTGCGTTGGAGCAGAAGCTGGGCCTCGCCAACAACCGTCTGCAAAGCGGCGATTACGCTGCCGCTGAGCAGTTGGTGCGCGATGTGTTGAAAAAGACGCCCAACTCGATCGATGCCTTGATGTTTCTTGGCGTGATCCAGCAGGGCCAGGGTAGCCCCGCTGCTGGAGAAACCTACCGCCGTACTGCCGAATTGGCGCCGCAGCGCGGTGATGTGCTCAATAACTATGGGGCGTGGCTGTGCGCAAATGGCCAGGCGGGAGAATCGCTTGGCTGGTTTGATCGCGCTCTGCAGGATTCAAGTTATGCGCCGGCACCGGCACTCGCCAATGCCGGTGGATGCGCACTGCAGGCTGGTCAGCGCGAGCGTGCCTTACGTGATCTGCGCAAGGCGCTGGAGCTCGAGCCCTCCAACGCCTATGCACTGGAATCGATGGCGCGTTACGAGGTTGGCCAGAAAACGTATTTCGAAGCACGTGCCTTTATCGAACGCCGGCTTGCGGCTGCACCGGTAACGGCTTCCGTGTTACAACTCGCCATTCAGATTGAGCAAGGGCTAGGCGACAAGGTAGCTGCCAGCCGTTACCAACAGCGGTTGGTCAAGGAATTTCCTGACGCAGCGACCGCTAACCCCGGGGCCAATGCATTGTGA
- a CDS encoding helix-turn-helix domain-containing protein yields MISDSNPNPFEQEKGCGPQLREAREAAGLSVDDVAGKLRMPAHVVRSLEQEDWQRLGAPVFVRGQLRSYARLLQVDLEPSLQQASIAPIEPVKLVSHTHTPRARRILESTARKAMYVVITGVFAVPVWYATRSHLDGKGPSTVSLDSMPVAAKTSAPANPAAPPAAPREQPAPYIASMTPVPRATPEAEAAPAVADAGKHLSLSFSGDSWVQILAPDGSAVEKALIRAGEHRSYSPGQVGRIVLGNASAVEVQQGGSIVDVKPFQRANVARFAVSSDGSVVPASE; encoded by the coding sequence GTGATCAGTGATTCCAATCCGAACCCTTTCGAGCAGGAAAAGGGCTGCGGGCCGCAGTTGCGCGAGGCGCGCGAAGCAGCAGGTCTGAGTGTGGACGATGTCGCTGGCAAGCTACGCATGCCGGCGCACGTGGTGCGATCGCTTGAGCAGGAAGACTGGCAGCGCCTGGGCGCGCCGGTCTTCGTTCGCGGTCAGTTGCGCAGTTATGCGCGGCTGTTGCAGGTGGATCTGGAGCCGTCGCTGCAACAGGCCAGCATCGCGCCGATCGAACCGGTGAAGCTGGTCAGCCACACCCATACCCCGCGTGCGCGCCGCATTCTCGAAAGCACCGCACGCAAGGCGATGTATGTCGTCATCACCGGCGTGTTCGCTGTGCCGGTCTGGTATGCGACACGCTCGCATCTGGATGGCAAGGGGCCGAGTACGGTGTCGCTGGACAGCATGCCGGTCGCAGCGAAGACCAGTGCTCCCGCCAACCCTGCAGCGCCGCCGGCCGCGCCGCGCGAGCAGCCGGCACCGTACATCGCATCGATGACGCCTGTGCCGCGTGCGACGCCTGAGGCCGAGGCGGCACCGGCAGTGGCGGACGCCGGCAAACACCTGTCGCTGAGTTTCAGCGGCGACAGCTGGGTGCAGATCCTGGCACCGGATGGCAGTGCAGTGGAAAAAGCACTGATCCGCGCCGGCGAGCATCGCAGCTATTCGCCGGGGCAGGTGGGCCGCATCGTACTGGGCAATGCGTCGGCGGTAGAGGTTCAGCAAGGCGGCAGTATCGTCGATGTGAAACCGTTCCAGCGCGCTAACGTGGCCCGTTTTGCGGTATCCTCCGACGGCTCCGTGGTACCTGCTTCCGAGTGA
- a CDS encoding tetratricopeptide repeat protein has translation MAIDDLLDEHEQGERVRSWLRKNGAGLVGGVLLGLALILGWQWWQKRTNTELVEANARYEAVVKSIQAKDLDKAAKDIVALDDGKGGIYAELAALRLAKAQVDAGKHAEAIKTLRDVPAEGELKHIVQQRLARVLTESGKPDEAIKLLADAQDHASLEIRADALVVQGKTDEARALYAKALTTVDVASPQRRLLETKLMDVGGKVPDPAEQI, from the coding sequence ATGGCGATCGACGATCTGCTGGACGAACACGAACAAGGCGAACGCGTTCGTTCCTGGTTGAGAAAGAATGGCGCGGGACTGGTGGGCGGCGTCCTGCTCGGACTGGCCCTGATCCTGGGCTGGCAGTGGTGGCAGAAGCGCACCAACACCGAATTGGTGGAAGCCAACGCGCGGTACGAAGCGGTGGTGAAGTCGATCCAGGCCAAGGACCTAGACAAGGCGGCCAAGGACATCGTGGCGCTCGACGACGGCAAAGGCGGCATCTATGCCGAGCTGGCTGCGTTACGTCTTGCCAAGGCGCAGGTCGATGCGGGCAAGCACGCCGAAGCGATCAAGACGCTGCGCGACGTGCCTGCAGAAGGCGAGCTCAAGCACATCGTGCAACAGCGTCTGGCGCGCGTGCTGACCGAGAGCGGCAAGCCGGATGAGGCGATCAAGCTGCTGGCCGACGCGCAGGATCACGCCAGCCTGGAGATCCGCGCCGATGCGCTGGTCGTTCAGGGCAAGACCGATGAAGCGCGTGCGTTGTACGCCAAGGCATTGACCACGGTCGATGTGGCCTCGCCGCAGCGCCGGTTGCTGGAAACCAAGCTGATGGATGTGGGCGGCAAAGTGCCCGATCCGGCGGAGCAGATTTGA
- the bamB gene encoding outer membrane protein assembly factor BamB: MKQDTMYKRIALIALMGMSLAGCSTVKGWFAGKDAAAKKAQEPAELVKFEPSVKVDKIWSTGIGKGEGHIGVRQRPAVADGKVYAAAITGGVQALDLQTGKRVWEYKPKKEERNDRKFKQRLSGGPGVGEGLVVIGTLSGDVIALNQADGTEKWRAKVPNEVIAAPAIAQNLVLVRSNDGRVSAFDAATGERRWFHAEEGPTLSVRGNAPIVTGPGVVFVGNDSGTLSALALQDGRPLWEQAIGVPEGRTELERMSDVDGAPVLDGTTLYATSFKNETLALEGPSGRPLWTRDHGGAGGVGVSSAVVVVSDNAGSVWGLDKSSGAAMWSQAALARRSLTGVAIQGDYAVVGDYKGYLHWLKLSDGALAARARAGRDTLLAQPVVVDGILLVQNTDGDLTAFRLAQ, from the coding sequence ATGAAGCAGGACACCATGTACAAGCGCATTGCGTTGATCGCCCTGATGGGCATGTCGTTGGCCGGTTGCAGCACGGTCAAGGGCTGGTTTGCTGGTAAGGATGCTGCTGCCAAGAAGGCGCAGGAACCTGCCGAGCTGGTCAAGTTCGAGCCATCGGTCAAGGTCGACAAGATCTGGTCCACCGGCATCGGCAAGGGTGAAGGACACATCGGCGTGCGTCAGCGTCCGGCCGTCGCCGATGGCAAGGTCTATGCCGCAGCGATCACCGGCGGCGTGCAGGCGCTGGATCTGCAGACCGGCAAGCGCGTGTGGGAATACAAGCCCAAGAAAGAAGAGCGTAACGACCGCAAGTTCAAGCAGCGCCTGTCCGGTGGTCCCGGCGTCGGCGAAGGCCTGGTGGTGATCGGGACGCTGTCTGGCGACGTGATTGCGTTGAACCAGGCCGACGGCACCGAGAAGTGGCGCGCCAAGGTGCCCAACGAAGTGATCGCCGCGCCCGCCATTGCACAGAACCTGGTGCTGGTGCGTAGCAACGACGGCCGCGTCAGTGCCTTCGATGCGGCGACCGGCGAGCGTCGCTGGTTCCATGCCGAAGAAGGCCCGACCCTGTCGGTGCGCGGCAATGCGCCGATCGTGACCGGCCCGGGCGTGGTGTTTGTCGGTAACGACAGCGGCACCTTGAGTGCGCTGGCGCTGCAGGATGGCCGCCCGTTGTGGGAACAGGCGATCGGCGTGCCGGAAGGTCGCACCGAGCTGGAGCGCATGTCCGACGTGGACGGCGCGCCGGTACTGGATGGCACCACCCTGTACGCCACCAGCTTCAAGAACGAAACCCTCGCGCTGGAAGGCCCGAGCGGACGTCCGTTGTGGACGCGCGATCACGGCGGCGCCGGTGGCGTTGGTGTGTCGTCGGCCGTGGTGGTGGTGTCCGACAACGCCGGTTCGGTGTGGGGCCTGGACAAGAGCAGCGGCGCGGCGATGTGGTCGCAGGCTGCCTTGGCGCGTCGCTCGCTGACCGGTGTGGCCATCCAGGGCGATTACGCCGTGGTTGGCGATTACAAAGGCTACCTGCACTGGCTGAAACTCAGCGACGGTGCACTGGCCGCGCGCGCTCGCGCTGGACGCGACACGCTGCTGGCGCAGCCGGTGGTCGTCGATGGCATTCTGCTGGTACAAAACACCGACGGCGATCTCACCGCCTTCCGGTTGGCACAATAA